The stretch of DNA GTGAAGATAAAATAGGTAAGTGTATTATCTTTCAGCGACTGGATGTCTCACCATGCTGTTCTTTTGACAAGGAATGGCAAGCTGGACTGTCAGCAACTCTGCCAGAATGACTCCGAAGCTACACACATCGCTTTTTTCGGGTTAATCTTCCTGCTTCGTGGTGATCGGGATCCAGGTATCCAAGTGTTCCTTGAACAGTAGTAATCGAAGTCTGCTCGAGAGAGAGACGGAGCTCGAGGCACCAAAATCTGCTAGCTTTGCGGTGTTTCTATGTGGAAAATGGCTGTGGAAGCTTCGGAGTGTAGATAGGACAATGCTGTTGCTACTCCTGTGGCTATTCTTACACGATCTTCGAACGACAAAGGCAAGAATCCTTCGCCACCGAGGAGATGGTCGGAGAGTGTACCGCCGAAGGTGAACTTGAATACGAGCAAGTTTGAGAAAGAACGAAGACTTCATTAATGAATTGCCCGAGATAACAAAGTAAGATGGGCTTGGCTCTTGTCAAGATCGGATGTCCATCAGTTGAGTCATAGAAGTCAGTTCCATCAGTTgtgtcatataatttttttaatcaataataaatataattttttttatttaaattattttataatatattatatgattttctcaatcaataataaatataaaataaatattcattgaaattatttcataatataggATATCATATTGCGATCGttgataaaattatgataatatattattataatttttatgatttagaattatgataatatattattaaaatattgagAGGGTTAtaataatcttatcatgatttattttttcaataatatcattcttaatatactcccactagtaCTCCCATCGAAAACACCAATCGTAGGCCAAGTAGAAGAAATTATTGGCGAGATAAAAACTCGATAAGAGCATCTATAAGTTCATTAAAAGATGCGATACGAGAGACACTAGCTCATAATTTTAAACTTTGTGACGCATAAAGTAAAAATCAATAACTATATACTTCGTTCAAGAGTAAAATACATGATTATTATATAGATCTGTTGCCCTAATATTACTATAATAGATAGATAGAGGATTAAAAAATATGACAAATAGTTGATATAGCAATGATTAAATCCAACAAAATTCGATAATTGTAAAAGTAATCGATCCATATTCAATCTTGATAGAAGATCTTATAatagaatattatttcttaaaaCTCCAAGAACTTGGGTTAAGATCAATAAATATGATATGAGTACTAATGGATATCTTATCATCCTAATTGCTTATCCAATTGGCATTCAAAAATGTATGAAGCAACAAAGAATAATAATTTTGGAGAAATAAAACATAATCAATAGTGCCCTTTTAAGTATTGAAAAAGACATTTAATGGTTGTTCGTTGAAAATAAATTTATGCataaattaagataatttattcACTATATATATTTGGATGAGTGaatatcaaatattatatattgtCAACATCTTGGCCTTACTCTATTGCATCACTTGAATTAGGAAGATTGGTGTAGTAATAGTATTGGTTTCTGACATTTTAGTATGATAAAAAAaagtaataaatatatttttattgagaaaGAAATAGACTATTTGGCATGTTGACACTAAGAAAATGGTTGGCATACATTCTTATAAACTTAAGCCAAACTTCAAGAGAGGATTTTATAAAAATTAGGTAGGAAATGATTTGAGGAGAGAGAGATAATGATAGCACTTATGATCTTGACGAATCCAAAATATGTATTTAGGATTGATAACTTCAAGATTTTTTTCTCTAATCATGTGTAGGGTAAGTAACAGTACTATAATTGATCAAAGAGAATAAAATTGAAGTATACCAAGAGAAATAGTTTGTGAGCATAAATTTGAGAGGAGCTTGAGCGGCAACGTTAACGAAGATAAGAGTACTTTTAAGAGTAAAATAGTTAAGAATAATAATGTTAGAAACGAGTCAATACTAAGTTGGGGGGGGTGAATGAGTACAATGGTAAAAACATCAATTTTATAAATCTTTCGTTTCAAATAaaattgattttaaaaatatgtttaacttaaaacaCGTCTGTAAGAGTGTGCAATTAGAGTAAATAGGAAGCATGACAGTTTACAATAAATATAAATAGTaaagcagaaatgcaaaccagattttatagtgcttTGGTCGTCGTAacttacatccactctcgattcctcttccgtcgaggccaccgatatccactaacgatcttccttcaataagcgaagacctaccatctctttacaactatattctccttttgcaggctcaggagataacatttacacccccacttactcatctATTAAACTACACTAATACTTATGAGCTTTTAAgatgagttctcacaagattacaacaatgtttttctattttttttctctcaattcttgtacatattaaccaaggatgagaggggtatttataagcctcaagtaaatttaaacttggagcctaaaaatatctcgggTCTTCCgagtactagcagtaccatcgcttgtgttgggtggtacccccATCTGTagtactgacattgggcggtaccaccacatgaTAGTCTCTCGTAGATAATGTCTGGACGGTATCACTATCTGACACCGTCTCGGAGTTGGgtccagttagcccctaattgagttggcttaattacattctaaaccaactcaattagactttaaACTAACTCGATATAGACATactcgattacaagcgaatccatgttatctggcatgtcattggttcatccgatgctttgttcgatccttcggcgtatcatcctctccttcggtgtattatccaatcagcatgttgtcttctcacaacatccgatcttcttggcccgatgcccaaatttacggcaagccttctgccgatacgtcgatcatTCCcccagcctgacgtccaatcttttgatatgttcactccttcccaacgtctgattcctcatgctttaatcaatttatctctcaTTGATCGAAGCTAGTTCGACGTCACTTAAACGCtcgttaaatcataaatactctcaattggttttatcatcaaaatctaagattcaacaaatacAAGATGAGTGAGTAGTTGAAGAGGCACTATCGACCATATcgaaaaataaagaagaaaagacTTTTTGACTAGAAATTTAACGAATTTATGTACACATCATAACTAGAAATTTATGTAGGAATTTAACGGATTCATAACTATATCGATAGAGATTATGAATTTATGTACAtaaagaaaaattataaaatataataattatataattttttaattgatactaaatataaaatattcatctaagTTATGTCATAATAAATTACAGAATTTTctcaatcaataataaatatgaaatatttatctaaaaCACTAAAAGATCACGTAGAGATCAATCATGATCCTCATTATTTGATATAACTATGAAAatacattatcataattttttataatttaaatttataataatatattatctaaatattaaaaatcacaataatattattataatttatttttttttaaaataatgttcTTCCTAATAATAATAACCACCGTTACATGTGATAGAGCTATGGTGATATAATACTATGTTTAGCTCCTATTAAAGATATAGTCGTGAGCTAAAAAGAAACTAAAAAGACTTGGTCGTAATTTTAACGAGCTTGCAGAGAAAATGTTCTGTGCCGACATGACTTGAGCGTTGACCCGACGAAGATTCAAGGAGGACGACCAGCATCGACCAGCGACCGATGACTTGAGCGGAGCTTTCATCTAGTACGTCCTACACTGACAACTCGGTCAACCTTTCATCTGATAGGTGGATGCATACATCAACTCGGTTAAAGGTATTATACGTATAGATGGGAATGTGCACTAAAATTTTGACTAAGTAAACTCTTACGTCAACGTTATGCTTGAATAAGCAATCACGTCATTTGAATGACACACACGACTTAGCCTCCGCCTCTATTCTCCTCAAAATATCTATTCGTGTTATCAAAATCATGGggattaaatataatattaatttttttaaaaggatATTAGaggaataaatattttaatttttattttttttactgtatattataattttaaattttaatttttttaaaaaatttaacacgtcatgatttgaaatacataCGAAGCTCAAATTTTTCTTAAACCATATAATCATGAAGAAAgattttatatttatgtatattttaaaatgacatattaaatatatgaataatttatatgttttaaataaaaatatttatttatgataaatattttttaatatttcaaaatcgAAAAGTAACTCATTTTTGAGATATGGACGAATTATTACTGTAATTGAAATTAttctctctatatatatgtatgaattgaaGTGCACACCATTTCCCAATCTCGGAGTTCATACACTACAAGACGGGAAAAGAAGACCACGGTACAATTATATTGCGACAGAAATGTCTTCACGCGACAGAAGACCACAGAAACTAAGGAAACAGCACAACGCACTCGAAATAGACTAATATCATCAACGTGGCATTTCACCTAACAACGCGAGTTCCATCTCCACGCTGTACTGCATCGTTGAACTCGTCCCGATTGCTTCGGTTGATGTTGTCGTGCCTCCCTCGTTGCTCATTCTTCGAATAGTTTCAGACGATGCAGCGCCGCCTCTGTTCCCTGAAACCATGGTGTCATCAGCTTTCGTCTTCTTGGATCTTACGGCTTCGAGCTCATCCTCCACCTCTCTCATCGTTGGCCTGTCATTACCGTTCAGTTTGAGGCACCTCTCCACCAGCCTTGCAATCCTTTCGACTGCTTCTCGGCTCCCCTCTTTGAGGATTAAAGGGTCTAGAACTTTAAACAGTGAATTTTCTTTGAGTGCAACTAGGAAATCCATGACTAGATATCTCACCACATCGTTCTCCTGGCGAGGAATGGCAAGCTTGCCGGTCAGCAACTCCGCCAGAATGACTCCGAAGCTATACACATCGCTTTTCTCAGTTAGTCTTCCTGTTTGGTGGTACTCAGGATCCAGATATCCAAATGTTCCTTGAACACCCGTAGCTATCGAAGTTTGCTCGAAGGAAACAGCCCTGGAAGCACCGAAGTCCGCTAGTTTGGCGGTGTTCCTCTCGTCGAGTAGTATGTTGGACGACTTGATATCTCTGTGGAAAATGGTTATGGAGGCTTCGGTGTGGAGATAGGACAGTGCTTTTGCTACTTCTGTGGCGATCCTCAAACGTTCTTCGAATGACAGAGGCGAGACCCCTTCGACACCTAGGAGATGATCGGAGAGCGTACCACCGGAGATGAACTCGAAGACTAGGTAGGGGACTTGGGTCTGTAGGCAGCACCCGAAGAACTTAACCACATTCCTGTGGTTGGTCTGAGAAAGAATGAAGACTTCATTGACGAATTGGGCAATCTCAACTTGATTGGTTATATTGGGCCTTTTAATAGCAACCACGCGTTGGTCGGACAGGATTCCTTTAAAGACGTGGCCATGGCCTCCGCCGCCGACGATTCGGGTTTTGTCGAAATGATTGGTGGCCTTTTCCAACTCCTCTAGCTCATAGATCTTCATCCTTTCGATCAGAGctacatccgaagaagaagatTGTTCTTTTCTTAGCAACTCTAGATTATGCTGATAGAATCTCTCCTTCCTTTTCCGCACGCTTCTCTCTTTCAGAATTCTCCATAGTGCAACAGTAGCTACGAGCAGCAGAACACTGCCCCCTCCAACGCTTACGCTGGCTATGATGATAGTTTCTGCAAGCAAAAGGGGTTGTGCATAATGTCATCGTCGGGAGAGAGAGACCGAATCGTCGAATGATTCCCACGCGATTTTAATGTATAGGGGTTAAAAAGGAGAAGAATCATGTAGGAATGTAAAGGAAGAATACTCACTTGAGCTTGAACTGTAACTATCACATGCTGATAAGAAAGGGTCCCCCCTCGTGCCTTATATAGCGATTAAAGTGAATTATATAGCGACGACGTAGAATCTTTCAACGACATCGACTCCCAAGTCTTCCCCATCGCATTGTTTGTAGTTTAGCATGGGATGTCAATTGGGCTAAAACGACGTCGAATCTTACTCTTTCATAATGCCAATCAATCATATAGAATCGAATATTTTTTATATAGTCATACAACATATTCCTCAtccaatatgtatatacataaaataATTTGTTTTAGGGGTGTAAAGCATTTCTTATTCGTAGTATTATTCCACTAGCTTTGGATCGCCAACCAACCTTAAACATTACCAGTTGAATTCACGTAGCCACGCAAATCTCGAGAGGCTCATTCTAATATGTAAAATAATACAATGAGTGCAAACGATTAATAGAGAAATAGATAGATAGAATTTAAAAgacaataaatatcaataataagcTAAGTGGATGTGAACCATTGATTTTGTACATACTATACACATTCGTAGAATAACATGTCATACCACAAGTGAGGCCTTTTCTTCATTGAAGACTACGGAAAACAAAATGTGTATATTCTGAATTTATAAGTCaattattttgaatgataatAATTATCAAAAGATAGATACTATTAAAACAAATTATTGGTGTTGAGTAATTATACTTCAACTTAAAATTAAGATGAGATTGTAACTCATGATTGGCAATCATGAAATTGGGGTAAGAATATATATGAAAAATGTAAAATGTGAGATTTGACTTGAAAATTTTGGCGACAAAGATTAAGAAATTTTGCCGTATGGGACACTCGAGAAGGTGATTGAAATGACAGGTAGTGaacaaaaataagagaaaaagggaacaaaaataagaaattttgGAGCCTCTCCTCGAtttcttagaaaaaaaaatcctagttttcaattggtttttttttttatctttggattttttatccttcaagTAATTTGATTTTGCGAAGCAATTCGGTTCTCCATAACAAATCCAAAATCTATTGTATTTCTACATTGAATCTAAGTCAAATTAATCAGGGTTACCCAAAAGACCAGCTTTATTAAGTTGTAGATCATACCTTCATCTTTTATTTTCTTACTGTGGATTATAACATGATTGCAATACACGAGAAAAGTTAGCACATTTAGTTTATTGCAAGCATGAATTCTTTTTggtaatttttttattgaagagtACGTGTCATATTCTAAGTAACATGACCCTATTATATTGAAGAGTACGTGTCACTTTCTAAGTaagaagaaaattattatttttattttattttaatggagtcaaatttatttataatataaaataattaaatacatatataattcatactgataagaGGGTCtgaatataaatgatgatgcatcaatctagtatgatagacttagccatttaaaattttaaattaaatattatgatGTAAAAAAGTATAATTAATGATCTTTTCAATCTTGCTCCTTTTAATAAGAATGAAATTTATGAATGTTGTCGATGCAACAAAGTGTACAAGTAACTTTTCATATATCACTTTCAAAACCTAAATTTTTCTTAGAGTTTATTCACATCGAGCCTATTCAAATATTATCTTATTCATATTGTTGTTATGTACTTCTCTTTATTAATGATTTTATTAGTTTTACTTGTATTTAATTTGTgaagaaaaattattattattattttttttaattttaagagtTCAAGTGAACAATAGAAGGTGTTTAAAAAAAAGAAGGGTTATGCATAATAGCAACTTATGTCTACTCCatcttatttcttatttatattatgatagatttttctttttgaaaagagatgatatcaaaagaaaattcacatatctaaatatattataataaaatagtataaaaaaataaaaatttgaagaCTTATAAATGTTCACTTCATGCAAATAATTTACTCAAATCCTTATGTGTATAATATATAGCATATACGATCTTCATATGAGCTTATGTTTCGTGAAAAActaaatgttaaatattttagAGTATTTGATTATTCATATTTTGTTTATATATTAAACTCAAAAAGAAGTAAGCTTAATACTTTGACCAAAAAATATATCTCTATTGACCGGAAAGAAAAATTGATTGAAAATGTACTAATTCACAAATATgaggttttttttcttattatctttcacaaatagttttttttaatataattcatgaaaagtgatagatgttcaataattatattattattattattattatatatatatatatatatatatattcattatttcaTATGATAatggtaaaaaatatattatttaaaaattttattggtgTTGGCTAATTATACTGCTAGAGATGGGATTCAACCTAAGATAGAAACCCATGATCGGCAATCATGAAATTTGGGTAAGAATAGATATGAAAATGTAAAATGTGagatttgatttgaaaattttgcctacaataattaagatactTACTAAATAAGTTGGATGTCCCCATATGCATGATGACATATGGGCCACTCAGGAGATGGTGATGCAAATGGGAACAGAGCAGGTGGTTGTGGATTAAGGCCCGTTGTTGCTTGGATTGGGCTCACAAATGGGCCTCTCTCTCCTAAATTTATTGGGAACTATTTTTCAGGCTCTCTCAATGTAATTTTCTTCTATAGTATTTTAATGAACAATTAAATCCTAGTTTTCAATTTATTATTTCATATTTGGATTTTTGATCCttcaaataatttgatttcatgaaGCAGTTCGGTTCTCCCTAAGAAATCCAAAATCTATTGTATTTCTACATTGAATCTAAGTCAAATCATCTTTTATTTTCTTACTGTGGATTGTAACATGATTGCAATGCACAAGAGAAATGTGCTCATCAATGGTTAGCACATTTAGTTTAATGCAAGCATGAATCCTTCTGAGATTTTGACTTCGATAGAATTTGAGATACAGAGGTATCTGTTTCTCCAAGAATTATCTTCTTCTCCTAGTGATCATGTTGGATTCATGCATCAAACGTCAGAGAAGCTCAAAGAAAGATTTGCAGTGTaaaagacaagatgatgatggctTCCACAGTTTTTTTTGTGCTCGGTTGATATCATACATATAAAACATGGTTTTCACATCAATAAGCTTGCCATTATCAGTTCTTTGTTTCTGATTTGATTCTTAATCTTTGCAGATGTTATTGGATCAACCAATTTGCCGCAGTTGAAAGCAAACACTTCTGCAAGCAGAATCGATGTCAGATCACTTGCACATCCGCAGGATTGATTCGTGGCAGATCATCCAAGTGTTCAGCTTCCATGAACACCTTCAACCAGAAGTCCATGTCGTCGCTGGTGGTGGAGCCGAAGTAGCTCAGACTCTCACCCACCGCAGCTCCGGCTGCAGACGAAGGGACTTGCAGCGACGCAAGCGTCATGGATTCCGTGGAACTCTCCATCGAGAACGCTTCGTCCAACCAAAAGCTCTCATCGATCACCGCCACTTCTTTGGAATCGTAGCTCTCCTCCTCCCTGGCCTCCATGTTGCTGCTGGTAACCTCTCCCGACACGGCCGAGGAATCAGCGGTGGCCGCGGAGGAGAAGCCACTGTATGATTCTTCCACCGATACCTCGATCACATCACATCTCGGATTACCCGAGTCTGCGTCCGCTTGCGGGTTTACTCGCTCGGGTTCCGATTCGTTCTTGGGATcacgcttcttcttcctcctcctcttcttcggcgCTTGCGTCGCCTCCTTCGGATCCATGCGCTTCTTCAAGTGGGTGTGCCAcaggttcttgatctcgttgtccgttCGACCCGGCAAACTGGCTGCGATCGCAGACCATCTGTCGAGAAGAAGAAGCAACATGAGTCGATGTAATCTAAATGAACGAACGCGGCAAGAAGGACAGCGATCGATCCGGACATACTTGTTGCCAAGCTTCTCGTGCAGGCTTATGATCGTGTCCTCTTCCTCCGCGGTGAAGTTGCCTCGCCTGATGTCCGGCCTGAGGTAGTTCGTCCACCGCAGTCTGCAACTCTTCCCACATCTCAACAGCCCTGAGAAGTGAAACAGGGCACCTCTCAGAACCACAGATACAACTCAGATGATCTGAGAACCTAATCATGCATACTCATGCTCACCTGCTTTCTTGGGCATGGCTCGCCAGTTCCCGTGGCCATGTCTCTGGATGTACTCGACCAGAATCCTGTCCTCTTCTGCACTCCATGCCCCCCTTCTGAGACCCACCTTCTCACAGCAAGGAGCTCTCCCCATCCTTCCTGTCTCCCTCCCTTTCCTTCATCCCATGAGTCCCACGGAGCTGCATGAGGCCTCGGCAATATATAATGGTGTCCAGTTGCCAACGTGCAATAACAAGTCCAAGCTGATCTCACTACCATGCGGCTCTGTTACCTACCATGACCCCATCTATCACAAGTTAATGAAGCCCTTGTCATACTTTTCCGCAATGTAGACCGAGTCAGATTAAGTGGCAGCAATATCGAGCTTGGTGAAATGAACACATACATTAACCAAGTCACATTTACTTGATGCACTCAGACAGTGCATCATGATTCAAAGGTGCGGTGTGGACTGGAGAGTGTTCTCACGCAGTCACCTTCCTTTCAGCAATGACTGCATTTGCGTATGACTACACTCTGATCATTAATGACTGCTTCCTTTTGGCTTCAAGAAAACCTCACACGATCCAGAGTTGGTGGTGACACTCAATCGCATGCGATGTCTTCACCTGGCCACCTCCACCTCACATGCATGCATGAATGCATGCAGGACTTCTTCCTCCATCAACAGGAGATGCTCGACTTCACTTTCTAGCATCGACCAATGGAGACACGTTAATTGAATGCTTGGTTGAATTATAGGAAAGAAGCCTATTTCCTTGACACAAAATGCTTCTGAAAACATGTTCTTATTGAGGCTTAGAGGGAGTTGTCCTTCTCTTCTTGTGCACCACAAGTCTTCATGAGATAATTTTCTTCCAAACACGAGTTTCCATTACAAAGATTTTGAGTAATGGATACACATTGTTTTGTCATTTTCTTCCTGGTTCTGCAGCTTGCAGTTGTGCATTCATGGTTGGTCGCGGCGGAGATGGTTCGAAAGATAACAGGGCAAAAACAAGAGCTGCTGACAAACTCCCAACTTATCTTCCCCACCGAACGGATAACCAAACCGTTTGCTGATAAGAGATAGCCTCCATGTCTCCGTCTTCCCAGCGAGACGAGCACCGCTCAAAGCAACTGGACATGGCGAGTGGGAAACTTCCTGGCGTTGAACATTCAAACCGACCTCAGCTCTGCTTTCCTTCAGCAAAAGACAGGTAGAAGCCGTAGTACTCAAGGCAGTGGTGCACTGCGTCGTTGTCGATGCACGAATGACTTGCGCCTCCACCAACGCATTGACTCCCATCGCTTCCGTTCCAGCACGCTGCTCAACGCACATCCATTGCTTCTTGATTTGTGTTTATTTTACTCGTGTGGAGTCAATGACCGGATCCGATGGTAGTTGACCGCTGCGGCCTCCAAACTCCATGTGTTCCGAGATATACACAACTGTATTCGGAGTGCGCCGTTCATGACTTGCCAATTCATCATGGTTGAATGAGGAATATGAATCATGCCGGCATTAGGCTCCGTGCTGAGAAAGTAGTCTCAAGTAAACAGCTCAAGTCAGCAGCACATCGGGTGGAGTTTGACAGTGACAAGTGCAGCGTGTCCGCTTGCGTGCATGTGGCATACACGTCGGCATGTCTGGCCGACTCCTTTGTTGACCCAATGCTCGTCATATCCACACTAATGCTGACTTAATATTTTCGTTGACCAACTTTGTACCTACCGTTTTCCGCTGCACGTGGCAATTTGAGAGACACAACAGGAGATATGTCATTGATCTCGGGTCCGGCCCAGCGAATGTTATCTGTTGGGCCGTAGCCTTGCAATGTATCGGAGTCGAACCGTGGTCAGGATGACGTCATATGGGTCTGGGCATTCGAGAGCGGGGAGGAGGCCCATGTTTACATTTATACTAATAATAAAACGATGTCTATTATTTAGTCTATCTTTCGAAttaaagagaaggggaagaagcaaAGGGTGGGGGGAGAACGCAAACTCGTCTGCTTCGTTTCTTCCTCGTCgattcgatcgatcgatcgatctcagCCGCCGGAGTCCTCCAACCCTCTCCCGTCCGTCCCCTCGCCTTCCGTGCTCCGTAACTCCTCGTTCCCCCTCTACTTTTGTGTCTGTCTTCTTCGATCTCCCTAATCAATTTGGATTTGGTCCTAGAGAATGGTTGCGTGCATTTCAGTTTTAGGGTTTCGTGGTCATCTTGATTCCTCGTTCTTTTGGTCTTTGTTCTTGTGTTTGGTTTTCTTGCTCTTGATAtggattctttccctctttccCCACGCTTTTGAGTTCTTGATCCGAGTGCTATTTGTTCCCTTCGCTTTTAGGGTTTCGTGGTCATCTTGGTTCCTCTTTTCGTCTGGTCTTTGTTCTTGTGTTTGGGTTCTTGCCATCTTTTCCCACGCTTTCCATTTTGCCTAATTGTTGGTTCTTTTATTTGGTTTCCCTGTTGTTCTTGAAGTGGGTTCCATTTGTTGGATCCTAGGATGAGGTCGCCTGTGGCAAGGTCAGGGTTCTTGATGATGGTTCTGGTGGTTCTTGGAGTCTCGGGTTGCGGGAGGGCCAAGACCGAGGACGCATACGTCACCCTCCTATACGGAGATGAGTTTCTCCTGGGAGTTCGTGTCCTCGGGAAGTCGATCCGTGATACCGGATCCACCAAGGACATGGTCGTCCTAGTCTCGGATGGCGTCTCCGAGTATGCCAAGAAGCTTCTTGATGTAAGGTTTTTTACTTTTAATGTTATTCATTACGTTTATTCTCTTTGTTGAAACTAAGGGTACATTTTGGTTTCTGATAACTTCAATTTTTTGACTCGTTCGGTGTTGCAAGTGATTTACCTGTTCGTTTTGTAAAAGCTAAATTGTGATATACGATTTAGATGAAAATGCTGTCTGTTTGTACCGAAGGTTTTCTTGATATAAGATACTGAATCTGATGAAAATTGACATTGGTCCTTTAAACTGATTAGTGATTGGTCATCTTAATGATATTCGAACTAACCTAGTGTCacgaacaaaattctaaacaggatgtttgatgtaatgcttacgtatatccgtgtcttttggtttgttcatggcttcatgctttgcaca from Musa acuminata AAA Group cultivar baxijiao chromosome BXJ2-11, Cavendish_Baxijiao_AAA, whole genome shotgun sequence encodes:
- the LOC135627380 gene encoding putative wall-associated receptor kinase-like 16, with amino-acid sequence MKIYELEELEKATNHFDKTRIVGGGGHGHVFKGILSDQRVVAIKRPNITNQVEIAQFVNEVFILSQTNHRNVVKFFGCCLQTQVPYLVFEFISGGTLSDHLLGVEGVSPLSFEERLRIATEVAKALSYLHTEASITIFHRDIKSSNILLDERNTAKLADFGASRAVSFEQTSIATGVQGTFGYLDPEYHQTGRLTEKSDVYSFGVILAELLTGKLAIPRQENDVVRYLVMDFLVALKENSLFKVLDPLILKEGSREAVERIARLVERCLKLNGNDRPTMREVEDELEAVRSKKTKADDTMVSGNRGGAASSETIRRMSNEGGTTTSTEAIGTSSTMQYSVEMELALLGEMPR
- the LOC135627381 gene encoding transcription factor MYB4-like, which produces MGRAPCCEKVGLRRGAWSAEEDRILVEYIQRHGHGNWRAMPKKAGLLRCGKSCRLRWTNYLRPDIRRGNFTAEEEDTIISLHEKLGNKWSAIAASLPGRTDNEIKNLWHTHLKKRMDPKEATQAPKKRRRKKKRDPKNESEPERVNPQADADSGNPRCDVIEVSVEESYSGFSSAATADSSAVSGEVTSSNMEAREEESYDSKEVAVIDESFWLDEAFSMESSTESMTLASLQVPSSAAGAAVGESLSYFGSTTSDDMDFWLKVFMEAEHLDDLPRINPADVQVI